Within Opitutales bacterium, the genomic segment GGAAAGCGATTGTCGCGCGGAAACGATGAATCGAAGCTACAGCTTCGGGCCCTACCAATTGGGCGCTCCGCGGGTAAAGATATCCTCCGGTCATAAATACCTCGGCCCCGTTTGAATCTGGGCGCAGGCGATCGATCTCTGATGCAATCAGGAGTGAGTTGGTGACAATGCGGACGGGTCGTCGTGCCAAGAGGACACCCAGGTGATAGGTCGTCGTGCCTCCATCCATAAACACGATCATTCCGTCGCTGATTCGCTCGTTGGCCTCATTGGCGATGGCAATCTTTTCGAGCCGATGCGTGTCAAAACGCCAGCTCGTAGGCGTGAATAGGCCAGGATTTTTGAACGTCTCCTCGTCTTTCTGGATGCCGCCCCAGGTCTTTTGTGCACGCCCTTCTTCCACAAGCTGTGTAAAAGCGCGGCGAGCGGTGGCGGGTGATATGCCGAAGTGTGCACAAGCCTCATCGACGCTGAGTTCCCCAGTTTGATCGAGAATCTGGAGGATGCGCTGGTTACGGTGGTTAGT encodes:
- a CDS encoding DeoR/GlpR transcriptional regulator, which produces MKTNHRNQRILQILDQTGELSVDEACAHFGISPATARRAFTQLVEEGRAQKTWGGIQKDEETFKNPGLFTPTSWRFDTHRLEKIAIANEANERISDGMIVFMDGGTTTYHLGVLLARRPVRIVTNSLLIASEIDRLRPDSNGAEVFMTGGYLYPRSAQLVGPEAVASIHRFRATIAFLSVGGILEDGAYNNNDLVVEIERSMMVNADQTYLLADSSKFGQREMVRECTWDECDGVITNKANLGTQPPDNKLIIARNNTPAG